In the Peromyscus maniculatus bairdii isolate BWxNUB_F1_BW_parent chromosome 20, HU_Pman_BW_mat_3.1, whole genome shotgun sequence genome, one interval contains:
- the Rhpn1 gene encoding rhophilin-1 isoform X9 — MILEERPDDPGAGEDSARLQDDSSIRKGCDSLNQNQPSQLQSHRARLHQQISKELRMRTGAENLYRATSNTWVRETVALELSYVNSNLQLLKEELAELSSSVDVDQPEGESVTIPMIPLGLKETKELDWATPLKELISEHFGEDSASYETEIQELEDLRQATRTPSRDEEGLDLLAAYYGQLCFLDARFFSPARSPRLLFHWYDSLTGVPAQQRALAFEKGSVLFNIGALHTQIGARQDCSCTEGTSHATEAFQRAAGAFRLLRENFSHAPSPDMSAASLSMLEQLMVAQAQECIFRGLLLTASSDTPNNSPAQLQLAQEAAQVAAEYGLVHRAMAQPPVRDYLPASWTNLAHVKAEHFCALAHYHAATALCEGSSADKDELSRREQVFQPSTAGDPQGPTLPQHPEERRKLAKAHLKRAILGQEEALRLHTLCRVLRKVDLLQVVVTQALRRSLAKYSELEREDDFFEAVEAPDIQPKTHQAPEVRVPSLSQMKVTDFFHRLGPLSVFSTKNRWRLVGPVHMTPGEGGFGFTLRGDSPVLIAAVAPGGQAESAGLKEGDYIVSVNGRPCKRWKHVEVVAQLRGVGEEGVSLQVVSMLPSPEPRSTGPRRPALLWSQRECGFETPMPARARPWPLLGWSRKTKQSKTGSHPDPCTNRNCVTCP, encoded by the exons ATGATCCTCGAGGAGAGGCCAGATGACCCGGGCGCCGGCGAGGACAGCGCCCGGCTGCAGGACGACAGCAGCATCCGTAAG GGCTGTGACTCCTTGAATCAGAACCAGCCCAGCCAGCTGCAGAGCCACAGGGCTCGGCTCCATCAGCAGATCAGCAAGGAGCTGCGGATGCGGACGGGTGCCGAAAACCTCTACAG AGCCACCAGCAACACCTGGGTCCGAGAGACGGTCGCCTTGGAGCTGAGCTATGTCAACTCCAACCTGCAGCTGCTGAAGGAGGAACTGGCGGAGCTGAGCAGCAGCGTGGATGTGGACCAGCCGGAGGG TGAAAGTGTTACCATTCCCATGATCCCCCTGGGCCTGAAGGAAACCAAGGAGTTGGACTGGGCCACACCCCTGAAG GAGCTGATCTCGGAGCACTTTGGGGAGGACAGTGCCTCCTATGAGACAGAGATCCAGGAACTAGAGGACCTGCGGCAG GCCACAAGGACTCCCAGCAGGGATGAGGAGGGCCTGGATCTGCTGGCAGCCTACTACGgccagctctgcttcctggatgcacGTTTCTTCAGCCCTGCCAGGAGCCCAAGGCTTCTCTTCCACTG GTACGACTCGCTCACGGGGGTCCCGGCACAGCAGCGGGCTCTGGCCTTCGAGAAGGGCAGTGTACTGTTTAACATTGGGGCACTCCACACGCAGATCGGAGCGCGGCAGGACTGCTCCTGCACCGAGGGCACCAGCCATGCCACTGAGGCTTTCCAGAGGGCTGCTG GGGCCTTCAGACTCCTGAGGGAGAACTTCTCCCACGCGCCGAGCCCAGACATGAGCGCCGCATCTCTCTCCATGCTGGAGCAGCTCATGGTGGCGCAGGCCCAGGAATGCATCTTCAGGGGCCTTTTGCTGACAGCCTCCTCCGACACACCTAACAACAGTCCAGCTCAGCTGCAGTTGGCCCAGGAAGCCGCCCAG GTAGCAGCTGAGTATGGGCTGGTGCACCGAGCCATGGCCCAGCCGCCTGTCCGAGACTACCTGCCCGCCTCCTGGACCAACCTGGCACACGTCAAGGCTGAGCACTTCTGCGCCCTGGCCCACTACCACGCAGCCACGGCCCTCTGCGAAGGCTCCT CAGCAGACAAGGACGAACTCTCAAGGCGGGAGCAAGTCTTCCAGCCCTCGACTGCCGGTGACCCCCAAGGTCCCACGCTGCCACAGCACCCGGAGGAGCGCAGGAAGCTTG CCAAGGCCCACCTGAAGCGCGCCATCCTGGGCCAGGAGGAGGCGCTGCGGCTTCACACTCTGTGCCGGGTCCTGCGGAAGGTGGACCTGCTCCAGGTCGTGGTGACTCAGGCACTGCGGCGCTCGCTGGCCAAGTACTCAGAGCTCGAGCGTGAGGATGACTTCTTCGAGGCCGTGGAGGCCCCCGACATCCAGC CCAAGACCCACCAAGCCCCGGAGGTGAGAGTGCCCAGCCTGTCCCAGATGAAGGTGACGGACTTCTTCCATCGGCTG GGTCCCCTGTCCGTGTTCTCAACCAAGAACCGGTGGCGGTTGGTAGGGCCGGTGCACATGACTCCGGGAGAGGGCGGCTTTGGTTTCACACTGCGGGGAGACTCGCCCGTCCTCATCGCCGCCGTTGCTCCTGGGGGTCAGGCTGAG TCCGCCGGCCTGAAGGAGGGTGACTACATCGTGTCCGTGAACGGGCGGCCTTGCAAGCGGTGGAAACACGTGGAGGTGGTGGCGCAGCTGAGGGGCGTGGGCGAGGAAGGCGTGAGCCTGCAGGTCGTGTCCATGCTGCCCAGCCCTGAGCCACGTAGCACG GGACCCCGACGACCAGCACTGCTGTGGAGCCAGAGGGAGTGTGGTTTTGAGACGCCAATGCCTGCACGTGCCCGGCCCTGGCCCCTCCTTGGCTGGAGCCGGAAGACCAAACAGAGCAAGACTGGGAGCCACCCCGACCCCTGCACCAACAGGAACTGTGTTACCTGTCCCTGA
- the Rhpn1 gene encoding rhophilin-1 isoform X1: MILEERPDDPGAGEDSARLQDDSSIRKGCDSLNQNQPSQLQSHRARLHQQISKELRMRTGAENLYRATSNTWVRETVALELSYVNSNLQLLKEELAELSSSVDVDQPEGESVTIPMIPLGLKETKELDWATPLKELISEHFGEDSASYETEIQELEDLRQATRTPSRDEEGLDLLAAYYGQLCFLDARFFSPARSPRLLFHWYDSLTGVPAQQRALAFEKGSVLFNIGALHTQIGARQDCSCTEGTSHATEAFQRAAGAFRLLRENFSHAPSPDMSAASLSMLEQLMVAQAQECIFRGLLLTASSDTPNNSPAQLQLAQEAAQVAAEYGLVHRAMAQPPVRDYLPASWTNLAHVKAEHFCALAHYHAATALCEGSSDKDELSRREQVFQPSTAGDPQGPTLPQHPEERRKLAKAHLKRAILGQEEALRLHTLCRVLRKVDLLQVVVTQALRRSLAKYSELEREDDFFEAVEAPDIQPKTHQAPEVRVPSLSQMKVTDFFHRLGPLSVFSTKNRWRLVGPVHMTPGEGGFGFTLRGDSPVLIAAVAPGGQAESAGLKEGDYIVSVNGRPCKRWKHVEVVAQLRGVGEEGVSLQVVSMLPSPEPRSTGPRRPALLWSQRECGFETPMPARARPWPLLGWSRKTKQSKTGSHPDPCTNRNCVTCP; encoded by the exons ATGATCCTCGAGGAGAGGCCAGATGACCCGGGCGCCGGCGAGGACAGCGCCCGGCTGCAGGACGACAGCAGCATCCGTAAG GGCTGTGACTCCTTGAATCAGAACCAGCCCAGCCAGCTGCAGAGCCACAGGGCTCGGCTCCATCAGCAGATCAGCAAGGAGCTGCGGATGCGGACGGGTGCCGAAAACCTCTACAG AGCCACCAGCAACACCTGGGTCCGAGAGACGGTCGCCTTGGAGCTGAGCTATGTCAACTCCAACCTGCAGCTGCTGAAGGAGGAACTGGCGGAGCTGAGCAGCAGCGTGGATGTGGACCAGCCGGAGGG TGAAAGTGTTACCATTCCCATGATCCCCCTGGGCCTGAAGGAAACCAAGGAGTTGGACTGGGCCACACCCCTGAAG GAGCTGATCTCGGAGCACTTTGGGGAGGACAGTGCCTCCTATGAGACAGAGATCCAGGAACTAGAGGACCTGCGGCAG GCCACAAGGACTCCCAGCAGGGATGAGGAGGGCCTGGATCTGCTGGCAGCCTACTACGgccagctctgcttcctggatgcacGTTTCTTCAGCCCTGCCAGGAGCCCAAGGCTTCTCTTCCACTG GTACGACTCGCTCACGGGGGTCCCGGCACAGCAGCGGGCTCTGGCCTTCGAGAAGGGCAGTGTACTGTTTAACATTGGGGCACTCCACACGCAGATCGGAGCGCGGCAGGACTGCTCCTGCACCGAGGGCACCAGCCATGCCACTGAGGCTTTCCAGAGGGCTGCTG GGGCCTTCAGACTCCTGAGGGAGAACTTCTCCCACGCGCCGAGCCCAGACATGAGCGCCGCATCTCTCTCCATGCTGGAGCAGCTCATGGTGGCGCAGGCCCAGGAATGCATCTTCAGGGGCCTTTTGCTGACAGCCTCCTCCGACACACCTAACAACAGTCCAGCTCAGCTGCAGTTGGCCCAGGAAGCCGCCCAG GTAGCAGCTGAGTATGGGCTGGTGCACCGAGCCATGGCCCAGCCGCCTGTCCGAGACTACCTGCCCGCCTCCTGGACCAACCTGGCACACGTCAAGGCTGAGCACTTCTGCGCCCTGGCCCACTACCACGCAGCCACGGCCCTCTGCGAAGGCTCCT CAGACAAGGACGAACTCTCAAGGCGGGAGCAAGTCTTCCAGCCCTCGACTGCCGGTGACCCCCAAGGTCCCACGCTGCCACAGCACCCGGAGGAGCGCAGGAAGCTTG CCAAGGCCCACCTGAAGCGCGCCATCCTGGGCCAGGAGGAGGCGCTGCGGCTTCACACTCTGTGCCGGGTCCTGCGGAAGGTGGACCTGCTCCAGGTCGTGGTGACTCAGGCACTGCGGCGCTCGCTGGCCAAGTACTCAGAGCTCGAGCGTGAGGATGACTTCTTCGAGGCCGTGGAGGCCCCCGACATCCAGC CCAAGACCCACCAAGCCCCGGAGGTGAGAGTGCCCAGCCTGTCCCAGATGAAGGTGACGGACTTCTTCCATCGGCTG GGTCCCCTGTCCGTGTTCTCAACCAAGAACCGGTGGCGGTTGGTAGGGCCGGTGCACATGACTCCGGGAGAGGGCGGCTTTGGTTTCACACTGCGGGGAGACTCGCCCGTCCTCATCGCCGCCGTTGCTCCTGGGGGTCAGGCTGAG TCCGCCGGCCTGAAGGAGGGTGACTACATCGTGTCCGTGAACGGGCGGCCTTGCAAGCGGTGGAAACACGTGGAGGTGGTGGCGCAGCTGAGGGGCGTGGGCGAGGAAGGCGTGAGCCTGCAGGTCGTGTCCATGCTGCCCAGCCCTGAGCCACGTAGCACG GGACCCCGACGACCAGCACTGCTGTGGAGCCAGAGGGAGTGTGGTTTTGAGACGCCAATGCCTGCACGTGCCCGGCCCTGGCCCCTCCTTGGCTGGAGCCGGAAGACCAAACAGAGCAAGACTGGGAGCCACCCCGACCCCTGCACCAACAGGAACTGTGTTACCTGTCCCTGA
- the Rhpn1 gene encoding rhophilin-1 isoform X4 yields the protein MILEERPDDPGAGEDSARLQDDSSIRKGCDSLNQNQPSQLQSHRARLHQQISKELRMRTGAENLYSESVTIPMIPLGLKETKELDWATPLKELISEHFGEDSASYETEIQELEDLRQATRTPSRDEEGLDLLAAYYGQLCFLDARFFSPARSPRLLFHWYDSLTGVPAQQRALAFEKGSVLFNIGALHTQIGARQDCSCTEGTSHATEAFQRAAGAFRLLRENFSHAPSPDMSAASLSMLEQLMVAQAQECIFRGLLLTASSDTPNNSPAQLQLAQEAAQVAAEYGLVHRAMAQPPVRDYLPASWTNLAHVKAEHFCALAHYHAATALCEGSSADKDELSRREQVFQPSTAGDPQGPTLPQHPEERRKLAKAHLKRAILGQEEALRLHTLCRVLRKVDLLQVVVTQALRRSLAKYSELEREDDFFEAVEAPDIQPKTHQAPEVRVPSLSQMKVTDFFHRLGPLSVFSTKNRWRLVGPVHMTPGEGGFGFTLRGDSPVLIAAVAPGGQAESAGLKEGDYIVSVNGRPCKRWKHVEVVAQLRGVGEEGVSLQVVSMLPSPEPRSTGPRRPALLWSQRECGFETPMPARARPWPLLGWSRKTKQSKTGSHPDPCTNRNCVTCP from the exons ATGATCCTCGAGGAGAGGCCAGATGACCCGGGCGCCGGCGAGGACAGCGCCCGGCTGCAGGACGACAGCAGCATCCGTAAG GGCTGTGACTCCTTGAATCAGAACCAGCCCAGCCAGCTGCAGAGCCACAGGGCTCGGCTCCATCAGCAGATCAGCAAGGAGCTGCGGATGCGGACGGGTGCCGAAAACCTCTACAG TGAAAGTGTTACCATTCCCATGATCCCCCTGGGCCTGAAGGAAACCAAGGAGTTGGACTGGGCCACACCCCTGAAG GAGCTGATCTCGGAGCACTTTGGGGAGGACAGTGCCTCCTATGAGACAGAGATCCAGGAACTAGAGGACCTGCGGCAG GCCACAAGGACTCCCAGCAGGGATGAGGAGGGCCTGGATCTGCTGGCAGCCTACTACGgccagctctgcttcctggatgcacGTTTCTTCAGCCCTGCCAGGAGCCCAAGGCTTCTCTTCCACTG GTACGACTCGCTCACGGGGGTCCCGGCACAGCAGCGGGCTCTGGCCTTCGAGAAGGGCAGTGTACTGTTTAACATTGGGGCACTCCACACGCAGATCGGAGCGCGGCAGGACTGCTCCTGCACCGAGGGCACCAGCCATGCCACTGAGGCTTTCCAGAGGGCTGCTG GGGCCTTCAGACTCCTGAGGGAGAACTTCTCCCACGCGCCGAGCCCAGACATGAGCGCCGCATCTCTCTCCATGCTGGAGCAGCTCATGGTGGCGCAGGCCCAGGAATGCATCTTCAGGGGCCTTTTGCTGACAGCCTCCTCCGACACACCTAACAACAGTCCAGCTCAGCTGCAGTTGGCCCAGGAAGCCGCCCAG GTAGCAGCTGAGTATGGGCTGGTGCACCGAGCCATGGCCCAGCCGCCTGTCCGAGACTACCTGCCCGCCTCCTGGACCAACCTGGCACACGTCAAGGCTGAGCACTTCTGCGCCCTGGCCCACTACCACGCAGCCACGGCCCTCTGCGAAGGCTCCT CAGCAGACAAGGACGAACTCTCAAGGCGGGAGCAAGTCTTCCAGCCCTCGACTGCCGGTGACCCCCAAGGTCCCACGCTGCCACAGCACCCGGAGGAGCGCAGGAAGCTTG CCAAGGCCCACCTGAAGCGCGCCATCCTGGGCCAGGAGGAGGCGCTGCGGCTTCACACTCTGTGCCGGGTCCTGCGGAAGGTGGACCTGCTCCAGGTCGTGGTGACTCAGGCACTGCGGCGCTCGCTGGCCAAGTACTCAGAGCTCGAGCGTGAGGATGACTTCTTCGAGGCCGTGGAGGCCCCCGACATCCAGC CCAAGACCCACCAAGCCCCGGAGGTGAGAGTGCCCAGCCTGTCCCAGATGAAGGTGACGGACTTCTTCCATCGGCTG GGTCCCCTGTCCGTGTTCTCAACCAAGAACCGGTGGCGGTTGGTAGGGCCGGTGCACATGACTCCGGGAGAGGGCGGCTTTGGTTTCACACTGCGGGGAGACTCGCCCGTCCTCATCGCCGCCGTTGCTCCTGGGGGTCAGGCTGAG TCCGCCGGCCTGAAGGAGGGTGACTACATCGTGTCCGTGAACGGGCGGCCTTGCAAGCGGTGGAAACACGTGGAGGTGGTGGCGCAGCTGAGGGGCGTGGGCGAGGAAGGCGTGAGCCTGCAGGTCGTGTCCATGCTGCCCAGCCCTGAGCCACGTAGCACG GGACCCCGACGACCAGCACTGCTGTGGAGCCAGAGGGAGTGTGGTTTTGAGACGCCAATGCCTGCACGTGCCCGGCCCTGGCCCCTCCTTGGCTGGAGCCGGAAGACCAAACAGAGCAAGACTGGGAGCCACCCCGACCCCTGCACCAACAGGAACTGTGTTACCTGTCCCTGA
- the Rhpn1 gene encoding rhophilin-1 isoform X3 codes for MTRAPARTAPGCRTTAASGCDSLNQNQPSQLQSHRARLHQQISKELRMRTGAENLYRATSNTWVRETVALELSYVNSNLQLLKEELAELSSSVDVDQPEGESVTIPMIPLGLKETKELDWATPLKELISEHFGEDSASYETEIQELEDLRQATRTPSRDEEGLDLLAAYYGQLCFLDARFFSPARSPRLLFHWYDSLTGVPAQQRALAFEKGSVLFNIGALHTQIGARQDCSCTEGTSHATEAFQRAAGAFRLLRENFSHAPSPDMSAASLSMLEQLMVAQAQECIFRGLLLTASSDTPNNSPAQLQLAQEAAQVAAEYGLVHRAMAQPPVRDYLPASWTNLAHVKAEHFCALAHYHAATALCEGSSDKDELSRREQVFQPSTAGDPQGPTLPQHPEERRKLAKAHLKRAILGQEEALRLHTLCRVLRKVDLLQVVVTQALRRSLAKYSELEREDDFFEAVEAPDIQPKTHQAPEVRVPSLSQMKVTDFFHRLGPLSVFSTKNRWRLVGPVHMTPGEGGFGFTLRGDSPVLIAAVAPGGQAESAGLKEGDYIVSVNGRPCKRWKHVEVVAQLRGVGEEGVSLQVVSMLPSPEPRSTGPRRPALLWSQRECGFETPMPARARPWPLLGWSRKTKQSKTGSHPDPCTNRNCVTCP; via the exons ATGACCCGGGCGCCGGCGAGGACAGCGCCCGGCTGCAGGACGACAGCAGCATCC GGCTGTGACTCCTTGAATCAGAACCAGCCCAGCCAGCTGCAGAGCCACAGGGCTCGGCTCCATCAGCAGATCAGCAAGGAGCTGCGGATGCGGACGGGTGCCGAAAACCTCTACAG AGCCACCAGCAACACCTGGGTCCGAGAGACGGTCGCCTTGGAGCTGAGCTATGTCAACTCCAACCTGCAGCTGCTGAAGGAGGAACTGGCGGAGCTGAGCAGCAGCGTGGATGTGGACCAGCCGGAGGG TGAAAGTGTTACCATTCCCATGATCCCCCTGGGCCTGAAGGAAACCAAGGAGTTGGACTGGGCCACACCCCTGAAG GAGCTGATCTCGGAGCACTTTGGGGAGGACAGTGCCTCCTATGAGACAGAGATCCAGGAACTAGAGGACCTGCGGCAG GCCACAAGGACTCCCAGCAGGGATGAGGAGGGCCTGGATCTGCTGGCAGCCTACTACGgccagctctgcttcctggatgcacGTTTCTTCAGCCCTGCCAGGAGCCCAAGGCTTCTCTTCCACTG GTACGACTCGCTCACGGGGGTCCCGGCACAGCAGCGGGCTCTGGCCTTCGAGAAGGGCAGTGTACTGTTTAACATTGGGGCACTCCACACGCAGATCGGAGCGCGGCAGGACTGCTCCTGCACCGAGGGCACCAGCCATGCCACTGAGGCTTTCCAGAGGGCTGCTG GGGCCTTCAGACTCCTGAGGGAGAACTTCTCCCACGCGCCGAGCCCAGACATGAGCGCCGCATCTCTCTCCATGCTGGAGCAGCTCATGGTGGCGCAGGCCCAGGAATGCATCTTCAGGGGCCTTTTGCTGACAGCCTCCTCCGACACACCTAACAACAGTCCAGCTCAGCTGCAGTTGGCCCAGGAAGCCGCCCAG GTAGCAGCTGAGTATGGGCTGGTGCACCGAGCCATGGCCCAGCCGCCTGTCCGAGACTACCTGCCCGCCTCCTGGACCAACCTGGCACACGTCAAGGCTGAGCACTTCTGCGCCCTGGCCCACTACCACGCAGCCACGGCCCTCTGCGAAGGCTCCT CAGACAAGGACGAACTCTCAAGGCGGGAGCAAGTCTTCCAGCCCTCGACTGCCGGTGACCCCCAAGGTCCCACGCTGCCACAGCACCCGGAGGAGCGCAGGAAGCTTG CCAAGGCCCACCTGAAGCGCGCCATCCTGGGCCAGGAGGAGGCGCTGCGGCTTCACACTCTGTGCCGGGTCCTGCGGAAGGTGGACCTGCTCCAGGTCGTGGTGACTCAGGCACTGCGGCGCTCGCTGGCCAAGTACTCAGAGCTCGAGCGTGAGGATGACTTCTTCGAGGCCGTGGAGGCCCCCGACATCCAGC CCAAGACCCACCAAGCCCCGGAGGTGAGAGTGCCCAGCCTGTCCCAGATGAAGGTGACGGACTTCTTCCATCGGCTG GGTCCCCTGTCCGTGTTCTCAACCAAGAACCGGTGGCGGTTGGTAGGGCCGGTGCACATGACTCCGGGAGAGGGCGGCTTTGGTTTCACACTGCGGGGAGACTCGCCCGTCCTCATCGCCGCCGTTGCTCCTGGGGGTCAGGCTGAG TCCGCCGGCCTGAAGGAGGGTGACTACATCGTGTCCGTGAACGGGCGGCCTTGCAAGCGGTGGAAACACGTGGAGGTGGTGGCGCAGCTGAGGGGCGTGGGCGAGGAAGGCGTGAGCCTGCAGGTCGTGTCCATGCTGCCCAGCCCTGAGCCACGTAGCACG GGACCCCGACGACCAGCACTGCTGTGGAGCCAGAGGGAGTGTGGTTTTGAGACGCCAATGCCTGCACGTGCCCGGCCCTGGCCCCTCCTTGGCTGGAGCCGGAAGACCAAACAGAGCAAGACTGGGAGCCACCCCGACCCCTGCACCAACAGGAACTGTGTTACCTGTCCCTGA
- the Rhpn1 gene encoding rhophilin-1 isoform X2 translates to MTRAPARTAPGCRTTAASGCDSLNQNQPSQLQSHRARLHQQISKELRMRTGAENLYRATSNTWVRETVALELSYVNSNLQLLKEELAELSSSVDVDQPEGESVTIPMIPLGLKETKELDWATPLKELISEHFGEDSASYETEIQELEDLRQATRTPSRDEEGLDLLAAYYGQLCFLDARFFSPARSPRLLFHWYDSLTGVPAQQRALAFEKGSVLFNIGALHTQIGARQDCSCTEGTSHATEAFQRAAGAFRLLRENFSHAPSPDMSAASLSMLEQLMVAQAQECIFRGLLLTASSDTPNNSPAQLQLAQEAAQVAAEYGLVHRAMAQPPVRDYLPASWTNLAHVKAEHFCALAHYHAATALCEGSSADKDELSRREQVFQPSTAGDPQGPTLPQHPEERRKLAKAHLKRAILGQEEALRLHTLCRVLRKVDLLQVVVTQALRRSLAKYSELEREDDFFEAVEAPDIQPKTHQAPEVRVPSLSQMKVTDFFHRLGPLSVFSTKNRWRLVGPVHMTPGEGGFGFTLRGDSPVLIAAVAPGGQAESAGLKEGDYIVSVNGRPCKRWKHVEVVAQLRGVGEEGVSLQVVSMLPSPEPRSTGPRRPALLWSQRECGFETPMPARARPWPLLGWSRKTKQSKTGSHPDPCTNRNCVTCP, encoded by the exons ATGACCCGGGCGCCGGCGAGGACAGCGCCCGGCTGCAGGACGACAGCAGCATCC GGCTGTGACTCCTTGAATCAGAACCAGCCCAGCCAGCTGCAGAGCCACAGGGCTCGGCTCCATCAGCAGATCAGCAAGGAGCTGCGGATGCGGACGGGTGCCGAAAACCTCTACAG AGCCACCAGCAACACCTGGGTCCGAGAGACGGTCGCCTTGGAGCTGAGCTATGTCAACTCCAACCTGCAGCTGCTGAAGGAGGAACTGGCGGAGCTGAGCAGCAGCGTGGATGTGGACCAGCCGGAGGG TGAAAGTGTTACCATTCCCATGATCCCCCTGGGCCTGAAGGAAACCAAGGAGTTGGACTGGGCCACACCCCTGAAG GAGCTGATCTCGGAGCACTTTGGGGAGGACAGTGCCTCCTATGAGACAGAGATCCAGGAACTAGAGGACCTGCGGCAG GCCACAAGGACTCCCAGCAGGGATGAGGAGGGCCTGGATCTGCTGGCAGCCTACTACGgccagctctgcttcctggatgcacGTTTCTTCAGCCCTGCCAGGAGCCCAAGGCTTCTCTTCCACTG GTACGACTCGCTCACGGGGGTCCCGGCACAGCAGCGGGCTCTGGCCTTCGAGAAGGGCAGTGTACTGTTTAACATTGGGGCACTCCACACGCAGATCGGAGCGCGGCAGGACTGCTCCTGCACCGAGGGCACCAGCCATGCCACTGAGGCTTTCCAGAGGGCTGCTG GGGCCTTCAGACTCCTGAGGGAGAACTTCTCCCACGCGCCGAGCCCAGACATGAGCGCCGCATCTCTCTCCATGCTGGAGCAGCTCATGGTGGCGCAGGCCCAGGAATGCATCTTCAGGGGCCTTTTGCTGACAGCCTCCTCCGACACACCTAACAACAGTCCAGCTCAGCTGCAGTTGGCCCAGGAAGCCGCCCAG GTAGCAGCTGAGTATGGGCTGGTGCACCGAGCCATGGCCCAGCCGCCTGTCCGAGACTACCTGCCCGCCTCCTGGACCAACCTGGCACACGTCAAGGCTGAGCACTTCTGCGCCCTGGCCCACTACCACGCAGCCACGGCCCTCTGCGAAGGCTCCT CAGCAGACAAGGACGAACTCTCAAGGCGGGAGCAAGTCTTCCAGCCCTCGACTGCCGGTGACCCCCAAGGTCCCACGCTGCCACAGCACCCGGAGGAGCGCAGGAAGCTTG CCAAGGCCCACCTGAAGCGCGCCATCCTGGGCCAGGAGGAGGCGCTGCGGCTTCACACTCTGTGCCGGGTCCTGCGGAAGGTGGACCTGCTCCAGGTCGTGGTGACTCAGGCACTGCGGCGCTCGCTGGCCAAGTACTCAGAGCTCGAGCGTGAGGATGACTTCTTCGAGGCCGTGGAGGCCCCCGACATCCAGC CCAAGACCCACCAAGCCCCGGAGGTGAGAGTGCCCAGCCTGTCCCAGATGAAGGTGACGGACTTCTTCCATCGGCTG GGTCCCCTGTCCGTGTTCTCAACCAAGAACCGGTGGCGGTTGGTAGGGCCGGTGCACATGACTCCGGGAGAGGGCGGCTTTGGTTTCACACTGCGGGGAGACTCGCCCGTCCTCATCGCCGCCGTTGCTCCTGGGGGTCAGGCTGAG TCCGCCGGCCTGAAGGAGGGTGACTACATCGTGTCCGTGAACGGGCGGCCTTGCAAGCGGTGGAAACACGTGGAGGTGGTGGCGCAGCTGAGGGGCGTGGGCGAGGAAGGCGTGAGCCTGCAGGTCGTGTCCATGCTGCCCAGCCCTGAGCCACGTAGCACG GGACCCCGACGACCAGCACTGCTGTGGAGCCAGAGGGAGTGTGGTTTTGAGACGCCAATGCCTGCACGTGCCCGGCCCTGGCCCCTCCTTGGCTGGAGCCGGAAGACCAAACAGAGCAAGACTGGGAGCCACCCCGACCCCTGCACCAACAGGAACTGTGTTACCTGTCCCTGA